The following coding sequences lie in one Klebsiella huaxiensis genomic window:
- a CDS encoding small membrane protein, translating to MLLVSVILLVVAGYNFVSYCRSRKNGSLPKVKPHKK from the coding sequence ATGTTATTGGTTTCTGTTATTCTTTTGGTGGTCGCCGGTTATAATTTTGTCAGCTATTGCAGAAGCCGAAAAAATGGCTCATTGCCGAAAGTGAAGCCACATAAAAAATAA